The Lycium barbarum isolate Lr01 chromosome 10, ASM1917538v2, whole genome shotgun sequence genome includes a region encoding these proteins:
- the LOC132614185 gene encoding NADH dehydrogenase [ubiquinone] 1 beta subcomplex subunit 7 yields MEVPGSSKKMIATQAELIENKVPLAYRDQCAHLLIPLNKCRQSEFYLPWKCEDERHVYEKCAYELVMERMLQMKQIREDEARSKQKNPAQQGIPLIPKTANA; encoded by the coding sequence ATGGAGGTACCAGGTTCATCGAAAAAAATGATAGCAACACAAGCAGAATTAATTGAAAACAAAGTACCATTAGCATATCGTGATCAATGTGCACATCTTTTAATCCCTTTAAACAAATGTCGTCAATCTGAATTTTACCTACCTTGGAAATGTGAAGACGAACGTCATGTTTATGAAAAGTGTGCTTATGAACTTGTTATGGAACGTATGCTTCAAATGAAACAGATCCGTGAAGATGAAGCCCGATCCAAACAGAAAAACCCGGCCCAACAAGGGATTCCTCTTATCCCTAAGACTGCTAATGCTTAG